One part of the Sorangiineae bacterium MSr11954 genome encodes these proteins:
- a CDS encoding YceI family protein, with translation MKYRLAFVAAALTLAGLSAACDNDPGKDKAKAQVAAPGATVAQPVAAGAATKYAFSSADGSKFSFVGAKVTRKHDGSFGTFSGTIQLVDNNPEKSSVSADIDIGSMATDTDQLTGHLKTADFFDVAKFPKAHFTSTAIRAGGEKGATHTVTGNLELHGVTKALTFPATIRVNGDNVEADAEFAINRKDFGLVYPGKPDDLIKDEVLIKLAIRAKKAAS, from the coding sequence ATGAAATATAGATTGGCATTCGTGGCCGCGGCACTCACCCTCGCGGGCCTCTCCGCGGCCTGCGACAACGATCCGGGCAAGGACAAGGCAAAGGCCCAGGTCGCGGCGCCGGGTGCAACCGTCGCGCAGCCGGTCGCGGCGGGGGCGGCCACCAAGTACGCGTTCTCGAGCGCCGATGGCTCGAAGTTCTCGTTCGTGGGCGCCAAGGTCACGCGCAAGCACGATGGCTCGTTCGGCACCTTCTCGGGCACCATCCAGCTCGTCGACAACAACCCCGAGAAGAGCAGCGTCTCGGCGGACATCGACATCGGGTCGATGGCCACCGACACCGATCAGCTCACGGGGCACCTGAAGACGGCGGACTTCTTCGATGTCGCCAAATTTCCGAAGGCGCACTTTACGTCGACGGCCATTCGCGCTGGCGGCGAAAAGGGCGCGACGCACACGGTGACGGGCAACTTGGAGCTTCACGGCGTGACCAAGGCGTTGACCTTTCCTGCGACCATTCGCGTGAATGGCGATAACGTCGAGGCGGACGCCGAGTTTGCGATCAATCGCAAAGACTTTGGTCTGGTGTATCCGGGGAAGCCGGATGATCTCATCAAGGACGAGGTGCTGATCAAGCTGGCGATTCGGGCGAAGAAGGCCGCTTCGTAG